The following coding sequences lie in one Lolium perenne isolate Kyuss_39 chromosome 2, Kyuss_2.0, whole genome shotgun sequence genomic window:
- the LOC127329524 gene encoding uncharacterized protein has product MEHLARDPTPLTRVYHLMAEGMSFKVTVALRARRVEKWIKCVKRDYLDNTPIKCVGLDCDFTNPREGNQRAAVLQLSVASENLVFQICRADEVPQVLKESLQDGSIRFCGATIDKDLEMLSPYGIHITSVYDLQ; this is encoded by the coding sequence ATGGAGCACCTCGCGCGCGACCCGACTCCTCTGACTCGGGTGTACCACCTCATGGCCGAAGGGATGTCCTTCAAGGTCACGGTTGCGCTCCGTGCAAGAAGGGTGGAGAAGTGGATCAAGTGTGTGAAGAGGGACTATCTCGACAACACGCCAATCAAGTGCGTAGGGCTGGATTGCGATTTCACCAACCCTCGCGAGGGTAATCAGCGCGCCGCCGTCCTGCAACTCTCGGTGGCGTCCGAGAATCTGGTATTCCAGATTTGTCGCGCCGATGAAGTGCCACAAGTTCTCAAGGAGTCCTTGCAGGACGGCTCCATCAGATTCTGCGGCGCGACTATCGACAAGGATTTGGAGATGCTGAGTCCGTACGGTATTCACATTACTTCTGTGTACGACCTCCAGTAG